Genomic segment of Lentisphaera araneosa HTCC2155:
ATAATGCGGTGACCGCAGACAATAGTTTTATCGCAGATAGCCCCAAAGTTGTCAATCTACTTATTGATTCGGGCATTCGTGTGAAAAGCATCTTAGCCACAGAAGATTACTACGCCGAAGAACAAAGCAGACTAGAGGCTTTGCAGAAAGTTGATTTTTACGTAGCGGATAAAACTATGATGAAAAAGGTGACAGGTTATAATATTCACCACGGGGTGATGATGCACGCCTTTCGTCCTGAAGAATACAAAATTAATCAGCTCGATGAACAAATCATCATGCTAGCAGAGCTTTCTAAGAACGACAATGTGGGAACCATTGCGAGAAGCGCAGCAGCTCTTGGAGTCAAGTCCTACTTAGTTCCACGCCAAGGTCCACACCCATATGGTAGACGTGCTTTGCGGGTATCTATGGGATATATCAGCCGTTTAAAGGTTTCGGTATACGATGATTTATTGAATACCATATCCGAATTACAAAGCTTAGGCTATCAAGTGATAGCAGCCGAAGCCAGTCAACACGCCATAGATTTATCCACTCTAGAAGTCCCCAATAAATGGGTTTTACTCATGGGACACGAAGGCTTAGGGCTAAGCCAAAAAGTTCAAGAAGCTTGCGATTGTGTTGTGAAAATTGAAATGGACGAGGACATAAAAAGTTTTAATGTTGGTGTAGCGGCCGCTATCCTCATGTATCAAATGGCGATTAAAACTAAGGCCTGAATTATTTTATATTGAGACTCTCAAGACTTTCTAGCTCGTCCTCTTTATAGGCTTCTTTCCTAGCTTTAGGTAGATCTTTGAGTTCTTTAATTTTTGTCAAAAAAGTGATGTCTCTATAAGGTTCAATAAGTGCGACTCGACCAAGTGTTCTTTCATGAGCTCGGCTTTGATAAAAACTACTTCCCATACTCAAAGTTTTTGAGTTTAAATACGAAATATATTGAAGTTCATCACTGGAAAACGTCAGTTTTTTATTAGCTATAATGAGCTCGCTATCATCATACCTTAATCCACTCATGTCAGCAATCGGATCAGTTTTCTTCCACTTATTCAAATCAGAATTCACTGGCGTTTCAAGAGGAAAGATGATTTCATAGTTTTGGAAAAGTTGTAGATCACTATCAGATTTAATAAGATAGGAAAATTGCGCTTCTTTTGTTTTTTCACTGGGATTATGAATCGTATCTGTAAGGGTTATTTCATGATTGTCGAGATTTATACTGAAGGTACTCTGTAAATAAAGATCCCCTTCAGGATTTTTTTCCTTGCTGAGCGTAATGATATGAAGCTCAGAGTCTCTTTTAAAAGAATAGGCATAAGGACTTTGCTGATAAAGCGTGCCATTCTCGGGTAATGCGACACCGTGATCTTGGCTTTGGGGGCCTGTAGAACTAATTCCACATCTTTGGATACTTAGATCATTGATCTTGATATTAGGGTAGACTTGATAGGCCTTTTCATTGATGAGAACATGTAATTGATCTCCCTTTTTGACAATCTTCCAAGACTTATCTTTATGTGAACCAGAATGTTGCCAATTTTCACCTTCTATGGGAGATTCATCTATTTGTGTACAGGAACAGAATAGAAGTCCAAAACATATGAGCGAAATGTGAAGCAACTTTAGCATATCAAGATTGGAGACCCTCTATTTCATTAAGTTCTTTAGGACAAGAGAGTGTGAGATTTTCA
This window contains:
- a CDS encoding TrmH family RNA methyltransferase, whose translation is MLNLIKVENFELDSLQIYRHLRDNAVTADNSFIADSPKVVNLLIDSGIRVKSILATEDYYAEEQSRLEALQKVDFYVADKTMMKKVTGYNIHHGVMMHAFRPEEYKINQLDEQIIMLAELSKNDNVGTIARSAAALGVKSYLVPRQGPHPYGRRALRVSMGYISRLKVSVYDDLLNTISELQSLGYQVIAAEASQHAIDLSTLEVPNKWVLLMGHEGLGLSQKVQEACDCVVKIEMDEDIKSFNVGVAAAILMYQMAIKTKA